A genomic segment from Bradyrhizobium sp. ISRA430 encodes:
- a CDS encoding CusA/CzcA family heavy metal efflux RND transporter, with amino-acid sequence MIERLLAFSIRQRWLVVLLTLAAGAFGASNFARLPIDAVPDITNVQVQINTNAPGLSPLEAEQRITFPIETVMGGLPRLDYTRSISRYGLSQVTVVFQEGTDVYFARQLVGERIQQVKDQLPAGTEVAVGPISTGLGEIYMYTVSAMPGAKSANGREYTPTELRTIQDWIIKPQLRTVPGVVEVNSIGGYERQFHVLPNPGRLMAYNFGFQDVLTALAANNANVGAGYIERNGEQYLVRAPGQVATIDEIRDIVIGSRGGVPVRVRDVADVQEGKDLRTGAASVDGQETVLGTAMLLIGENSRSVAQRIAAKLREIAKSLPDGVVAHAVYDRTHLVEATIETVQKNLLEGAALVIAVLFLVLGNIRAALITACVIPLSMLLTITGMVETRVSANLMSLGAIDFGIIVDGAVIIVENCLRLLAQEQQRRRRLLSLTERTETIRAGASEVIKPSLFGTLIIAVVYLPVLTLTGTEGKMFTPMALSVLMALAGAALLSVTFVPAAIAILVSGKVSEKENIFMRGARRVYVPLLDRVIRHHAGVVLAALVIVAGSLFAATRMGGEFIPNLDEGDVTIEAIRIPGTSLTQSVEMQLRLESTLKRVPEVATVFSKLGIAEVANDPMPPNAGDTYVMLKPKEQWPDPDKSKADVVEELERVANTLPGTTYGMTQPIQMRFNELIAGVRSDVGVKIFGDDLDILLGIAQQVQSVLRGIEGAADIKTEQVAGLPILTVKLDRQALSRYGLSVADVQNVVEIAVGGKPAGKLYEGDRRFDIIVRLPEDLRANLDAIKAIPISLPPAPESTALTRTAWTGATGAALRYVPLSSLATVEVAPGPNQISRENGKRRVVVATNVRGRDLGSFVAEAEAAVAQKVKMPPGYWIGWGGQFEQLVSATKRLTIVVPVALLLVFLLLFMSMGSAADALLVFSGVPLALTGGVAALLLRGIPLSISAGVGFIALSGVAVLNGLVIIAFIERLRREGRSVADAVRVGALTRLRPVLMTALVASLGFVPMALATGAGAEVQRPLATVVIGGIISSTMLTLLVLPALYVLFRRDGTSEAPTMGADLAASEER; translated from the coding sequence ATGATTGAGCGTCTCCTCGCCTTCTCCATCCGTCAGCGCTGGTTGGTGGTTCTTCTCACGCTCGCGGCCGGCGCCTTCGGCGCCTCGAATTTCGCACGCCTGCCGATCGATGCGGTCCCGGATATCACCAACGTCCAGGTCCAGATCAATACGAACGCTCCCGGCCTCTCCCCGCTCGAAGCCGAACAGCGTATCACCTTTCCTATCGAGACCGTGATGGGCGGCCTGCCCAGGCTCGACTATACGCGCTCGATCTCCCGCTATGGCCTGAGCCAGGTCACGGTCGTGTTTCAGGAAGGCACCGACGTCTACTTCGCCCGCCAGCTCGTGGGCGAGCGCATTCAGCAGGTGAAGGATCAACTGCCTGCCGGAACCGAGGTCGCGGTGGGACCGATATCGACCGGTCTCGGCGAAATCTACATGTACACCGTCAGCGCCATGCCGGGCGCGAAATCGGCGAATGGCCGCGAGTACACGCCAACCGAGCTCCGGACCATCCAGGACTGGATCATCAAGCCACAGCTCCGTACCGTCCCCGGTGTGGTCGAGGTCAACTCGATCGGCGGCTACGAGCGACAATTCCACGTGCTGCCAAATCCGGGCCGGCTGATGGCCTACAATTTTGGCTTCCAGGACGTGCTCACCGCCCTAGCTGCCAACAATGCCAATGTCGGAGCCGGTTACATCGAGCGCAACGGCGAGCAATATCTGGTCCGTGCGCCCGGCCAGGTCGCAACCATCGATGAAATCCGCGATATCGTCATCGGATCCCGCGGCGGCGTGCCGGTTCGCGTTCGCGACGTCGCCGACGTCCAGGAAGGCAAAGACCTGCGGACCGGCGCGGCATCCGTCGACGGCCAGGAGACCGTGCTGGGCACAGCGATGCTGTTGATCGGCGAAAATAGCCGCTCTGTCGCGCAGCGGATCGCGGCCAAGCTGCGCGAGATCGCGAAGTCGCTGCCGGATGGCGTCGTCGCGCACGCGGTCTATGACCGGACGCATCTCGTGGAAGCGACGATCGAGACGGTTCAGAAGAACCTTTTGGAGGGAGCCGCCCTCGTCATTGCCGTCCTGTTCCTCGTCCTCGGCAACATCCGCGCGGCTCTGATCACCGCCTGCGTCATTCCGCTGTCCATGCTGCTGACGATCACCGGCATGGTCGAGACCAGGGTCAGTGCCAATCTGATGAGCCTCGGCGCGATCGACTTCGGCATCATCGTCGACGGCGCCGTCATCATCGTCGAGAACTGCCTGCGCCTGCTTGCGCAAGAGCAACAAAGGCGGCGACGCCTGTTGTCGCTCACGGAACGGACCGAAACGATCCGCGCCGGAGCCAGCGAAGTCATCAAGCCGAGCCTGTTCGGGACGCTCATCATCGCAGTGGTCTATCTCCCGGTCCTGACGCTGACCGGCACCGAGGGCAAGATGTTCACGCCGATGGCGCTCAGCGTGCTGATGGCGCTGGCTGGCGCCGCGCTGCTGTCCGTCACCTTCGTTCCTGCCGCGATCGCGATCCTGGTCAGCGGCAAGGTCTCGGAGAAGGAGAACATCTTCATGCGCGGTGCGAGGCGGGTCTATGTCCCGCTTCTCGACCGGGTCATCCGTCACCATGCCGGCGTCGTCCTCGCCGCTCTCGTGATCGTGGCCGGCAGCCTGTTTGCCGCAACCCGGATGGGCGGCGAATTCATCCCGAATCTGGATGAGGGAGACGTGACGATCGAGGCGATCCGGATTCCCGGAACCAGCCTGACGCAAAGCGTCGAGATGCAGCTTCGGCTCGAGAGCACACTCAAGCGGGTCCCTGAGGTCGCCACCGTGTTCTCCAAGCTCGGCATCGCGGAGGTTGCCAACGATCCGATGCCGCCCAACGCCGGCGATACCTACGTCATGCTGAAGCCAAAGGAGCAATGGCCCGACCCCGACAAGTCCAAGGCCGATGTCGTCGAGGAGCTCGAGCGCGTCGCCAACACGCTGCCGGGCACGACCTACGGCATGACGCAGCCGATCCAGATGCGCTTCAATGAACTCATCGCGGGCGTGCGCAGCGACGTCGGCGTCAAGATATTCGGCGACGACCTCGATATCCTGCTCGGAATCGCGCAGCAGGTGCAATCCGTCCTGCGTGGCATTGAAGGCGCCGCCGACATCAAGACCGAGCAGGTCGCGGGCCTGCCGATCCTGACCGTCAAGCTCGACCGGCAAGCGCTGTCGCGTTACGGCCTCAGCGTCGCCGACGTACAGAACGTGGTCGAAATCGCGGTCGGCGGAAAGCCTGCAGGCAAGCTCTACGAGGGCGATCGCCGCTTCGATATCATCGTGCGCTTGCCGGAGGACCTGCGTGCCAACCTTGATGCCATCAAGGCCATCCCCATTTCCCTGCCCCCCGCACCAGAGAGTACGGCACTGACCAGGACAGCGTGGACGGGAGCAACCGGCGCGGCGCTGCGTTACGTACCGCTCTCCTCGCTGGCCACGGTGGAGGTCGCGCCGGGACCGAACCAGATCAGCCGCGAGAACGGCAAGCGCCGCGTCGTGGTCGCAACGAACGTCCGCGGACGCGATCTCGGCTCCTTCGTCGCTGAAGCCGAGGCCGCCGTAGCGCAAAAGGTGAAGATGCCGCCGGGCTACTGGATCGGCTGGGGCGGACAGTTCGAGCAGCTTGTTTCCGCGACCAAGCGGCTGACGATCGTCGTGCCGGTGGCGCTGCTCCTGGTGTTCCTGCTGCTGTTCATGAGCATGGGCTCTGCCGCCGATGCGCTGCTGGTGTTCAGCGGCGTACCGCTGGCGCTGACCGGAGGTGTTGCAGCGCTGCTGCTGCGCGGCATCCCGCTGTCGATCAGCGCCGGCGTCGGCTTTATCGCCCTGTCGGGCGTAGCCGTGCTCAACGGCCTCGTCATCATCGCCTTCATCGAGCGGCTGCGCCGCGAGGGACGCTCCGTCGCGGACGCGGTGCGCGTGGGCGCGCTGACGCGCCTGCGCCCGGTGCTGATGACCGCGCTGGTCGCCTCACTCGGCTTCGTGCCGATGGCGCTCGCCACCGGCGCCGGCGCCGAGGTGCAGCGGCCGCTTGCGACCGTGGTGATCGGCGGCATCATCTCCTCGACCATGCTGACGCTGCTGGTGCTGCCGGCGCTTTATGTGCTGTTCCGCCGCGACGGAACGAGCGAAGCGCCTACAATGGGCGCGGATTTGGCCGCTTCGGAGGAGCGATAG
- the ihpB gene encoding divalent metal ion exporter adaptor subunit IhpB, producing MKTSSAILVALIAAALGAYGYAMLAPARVEPTAHNEERKPGKPNEHVEQDEHGADRIRISDVKLAAAGVVLAEAASATLTDTLAFNGTLHANQEAVVQVTPRFPGIAKSIQKRIGDKVAKDDLLAAIESNQSLTVYELKAPIGGTIIERQISLGEYASEQKPAFVVADLSTIWVDLSIYRQDLRRVRLGDAVLIDPDDRRGEIQGTISYLAPIGSSETQTALARVVLPNPDGRLRPGLFVTARLILAARNVAVAVRKAAIQTLENRTIVFVREDGDKIEARPVELGESDPKFVEIRAGLSAGERYVAENSFVVKAEMGKGEADHD from the coding sequence ATGAAGACGTCATCCGCCATCCTCGTCGCACTCATCGCCGCCGCGCTCGGCGCCTACGGCTACGCGATGCTCGCGCCCGCCAGGGTCGAGCCGACAGCTCACAACGAGGAGAGGAAGCCCGGGAAGCCGAACGAACACGTCGAGCAGGACGAGCACGGCGCCGACCGCATCCGGATCTCCGACGTCAAGCTCGCTGCCGCCGGCGTGGTCCTGGCCGAGGCCGCAAGCGCCACGCTGACGGACACCCTCGCCTTCAACGGTACCTTGCACGCCAACCAGGAAGCAGTGGTGCAGGTGACGCCGCGTTTTCCCGGCATCGCCAAATCAATCCAGAAGCGCATCGGCGACAAGGTTGCCAAGGACGACCTGCTCGCCGCGATCGAGAGCAACCAGAGCCTAACGGTTTACGAGCTCAAGGCGCCGATCGGCGGCACCATCATCGAGCGGCAGATCTCGCTTGGCGAATACGCCTCCGAGCAGAAGCCGGCCTTCGTCGTCGCCGACCTCTCCACCATCTGGGTCGATCTCTCGATCTATCGCCAGGACCTCCGGCGCGTTCGCCTCGGCGACGCGGTGCTGATCGATCCGGACGACCGCCGCGGCGAGATCCAGGGCACGATCTCCTACCTCGCGCCGATCGGCTCGAGCGAGACTCAGACCGCGCTCGCACGCGTCGTCTTGCCAAATCCCGACGGCAGGCTGCGGCCCGGGCTGTTCGTCACGGCGCGGCTGATCCTGGCCGCGCGCAACGTTGCCGTCGCGGTTCGAAAGGCCGCGATCCAGACGCTGGAGAACAGAACGATCGTCTTCGTTCGCGAGGACGGTGACAAGATCGAGGCGCGCCCGGTCGAGCTCGGCGAGTCCGATCCGAAATTCGTCGAAATCCGCGCAGGCCTTTCCGCAGGCGAGCGCTACGTTGCCGAGAACAGCTTTGTCGTGAAGGCGGAGATGGGCAAGGGAGAGGCCGATCATGATTGA
- the ihpA gene encoding divalent metal ion exporter subunit IhpA, with the protein MFCRRTAARMACAMAFLISPFLVLTSHAQTLTMRGALTRALAASPRLTAAERDVGIATGQRIQAGALLNPELSYEQDNSFGSGIYRGTKSAETTLQISQAFELFGKREARITAGAAGVEVAAIQRKAIRLEVLSETAIAFLNVLGAQRRIQILDEQIAAIDRLTPLLRRRVEAGASSPAETGRAEVASALVKADRERLKATLASARRELAVLMGDPAAKFQEVSGRLDTTGRPPSFKSVVAAIDANPQLVRWTAVYAQRNAELLLARLKPYPDVRIAAGWRHFNETNDDAVRLTVSVPIPVFDQNQGNILSAQESLAKTRAEREANRNTLIVVAGRAYDSLEGSLRELAVLRETAIPKATEAAEAISQGYGQGRFTLLEVLDAQASVTQARLREQEALQNFHAGVATIEGLVGNPFTLARESAR; encoded by the coding sequence ATGTTTTGCAGGCGAACGGCCGCGCGCATGGCATGCGCGATGGCTTTTCTCATCAGCCCATTCCTTGTGCTGACGTCACACGCCCAGACCCTGACGATGCGGGGAGCGCTGACGCGCGCGCTCGCGGCCAGCCCGCGGCTCACCGCGGCCGAGCGCGACGTCGGCATCGCGACGGGCCAGCGCATCCAGGCCGGAGCGCTGCTCAATCCGGAACTGTCCTATGAGCAGGACAACTCGTTCGGCTCCGGCATCTACCGCGGCACAAAATCGGCCGAAACCACCCTCCAGATCAGCCAGGCCTTCGAGCTGTTCGGCAAGCGCGAGGCGCGGATCACCGCCGGTGCGGCCGGCGTCGAGGTCGCTGCGATCCAGCGCAAGGCCATCAGGCTCGAGGTGCTGTCGGAGACCGCGATCGCCTTCCTCAACGTGCTCGGCGCGCAGCGGCGCATCCAGATCCTAGACGAGCAGATTGCCGCGATCGACCGGCTGACGCCGCTCTTGCGCCGTCGCGTCGAAGCCGGCGCCTCCTCGCCCGCCGAAACCGGCCGCGCCGAGGTTGCCTCTGCGCTGGTCAAGGCCGATCGTGAGCGTCTCAAGGCAACCTTGGCCAGCGCTCGACGAGAGCTTGCCGTGCTGATGGGCGATCCCGCGGCGAAATTCCAAGAGGTCTCCGGCCGGCTCGACACCACCGGACGCCCGCCCTCGTTCAAGTCGGTGGTCGCCGCGATCGACGCCAATCCGCAGCTTGTGCGCTGGACCGCGGTCTATGCGCAGCGCAATGCCGAGTTGCTGCTGGCGCGGCTGAAACCCTATCCGGACGTGCGGATCGCCGCCGGCTGGCGGCATTTCAACGAAACCAATGACGACGCGGTGCGCCTCACCGTCTCGGTGCCGATTCCGGTGTTCGACCAGAACCAGGGCAATATCCTCTCGGCGCAGGAGAGTCTTGCCAAGACCCGCGCCGAGCGCGAGGCCAACCGCAACACGCTGATCGTGGTCGCGGGCCGTGCCTACGACTCGCTCGAGGGCTCGCTGCGCGAGCTTGCCGTGTTGCGCGAGACCGCGATCCCGAAGGCGACTGAAGCTGCGGAAGCGATCTCGCAAGGCTACGGCCAGGGCCGCTTCACGCTGCTCGAAGTGCTCGACGCCCAGGCAAGCGTCACCCAGGCGCGCCTGCGCGAGCAGGAGGCGCTGCAGAATTTCCACGCCGGCGTTGCGACCATTGAAGGCCTCGTCGGCAATCCCTTCACGCTCGCCCGGGAGAGCGCAAGATGA
- a CDS encoding cation transporter has product MADACCSPPPLNLDRHRDKGAYRRVLWVVLAVNAVMFLAEIGVGLAAGSASLQADALDFLGDSANYAISLFVVGMALRYRAGAALAKGLTMGAFGLWVVGTVVWHAAHGTLPNAFAMGAVGVAALAANAASFGLLWAYRKGDSNMRSAWICTRNDVLGNIAVLLAALGVFGTGTGWPDVIVAAIMAGLALQGAVVVVRHSRMELNIAPA; this is encoded by the coding sequence ATGGCCGACGCCTGCTGTTCACCCCCACCGCTGAATCTCGATCGCCATCGCGACAAAGGGGCCTATCGCCGCGTGCTATGGGTGGTGCTTGCCGTCAATGCAGTCATGTTCCTGGCCGAAATCGGAGTGGGCCTTGCCGCCGGATCGGCCTCGCTTCAGGCGGACGCTCTCGATTTCCTGGGAGACTCCGCGAACTACGCCATCAGCCTCTTTGTGGTCGGGATGGCGCTGCGTTATCGCGCTGGAGCGGCCCTTGCGAAGGGGCTGACGATGGGCGCCTTTGGGCTCTGGGTCGTCGGTACGGTCGTCTGGCACGCCGCCCACGGCACGCTGCCGAACGCATTCGCCATGGGTGCGGTCGGAGTGGCCGCCCTTGCCGCGAACGCTGCTTCGTTCGGGTTGCTATGGGCCTATCGCAAGGGCGACTCCAATATGCGCTCCGCCTGGATATGCACCCGCAATGACGTGCTCGGAAACATCGCCGTGCTGCTGGCCGCGCTCGGCGTGTTCGGGACCGGTACGGGCTGGCCCGATGTCATCGTGGCTGCCATCATGGCCGGCCTCGCGCTTCAGGGAGCGGTTGTCGTGGTACGGCACTCCCGAATGGAGCTGAACATCGCTCCAGCCTAG
- a CDS encoding CusA/CzcA family heavy metal efflux RND transporter — protein MIARVIAWSARNLLLVLFGTGFAAAAGIYALVHLPLDAIPDLSDTQVIVYTEYPGQAPQVIEDQVTYPLATAMLTVPKSKVVRGFSFFGVSFVYVIFEDGTDIYWARSRVLEFLNSATSRLPAGVTPTIGPDATGVGWVYQYAVMSKELNLAETRTIQDWNLKFALAKAEGVAEVASVGGFVKQYNVILDAQRMRDLGITMQKVRDAIRASNADVGGRTVELSEFEYVIRGKGYLKSIDDLGNIVLKTDKGTPVLLRDVSRVELGPDERRGITELNGDGEVASGIVLQRFGMNALDVIENVKKRFKEIATSLPKSVEVVPVYDRSNLIYAAIDTLKHTLVEESVVVALVCIVFLLHVRSALVAILMLPVGVLMAFGAMKLLGIGSNIMSLGGIAIAIGAMVDAAIVMIENAHKHLERAEPGRSRIAILIDAASEVGPALFFSLLIITVSFMPIFTLESQEGRLFSPLAFTKTFAMAAAALLSVTLVPALMVIFVRGRIVPEHRNPLNRLLIWIYRPVIKGVLRAKTLVVLIAIGVLAVTIWPARQLGTEFMPNLNEGTLLYMPTTLPGISVTKAAELMQTQDRIIKSFPEVESVYGKAGRASTSTDPAPTEMFETVVNLKPRKQWRPGLTIDGLIAEMDKALQFPGVSNAWTMPIKARIDMLSTGIRTPVGVKVIGTDLVEIDRLAKQIEQVLRAVPGTSSAYAERSIGGYYLEITPDRSALARYGIMVQDVQDTIATALGGQAVTTTVEGRQRFTVNMRYPRDLRDNPKKIASDILVPMPAGGAVPLAEVATVQLARGPTSIRTENAQLATYIYVDIRDRDLGGYVTEAQRAVQASVQFPPGYYVVWSGQYEYLERAMARLKIVVPATLLIIFLLLYLNFRSLTETLIVMLSLPFALVGGLWLMRWLGFSLSVAVAVGFIALAGVAAETGVVMLIYLNQALAEIRARCALEGRAMSRGDLYDAIMEGAVERVRPKMMTVVAIMAGLLPIMWSSGTGSEIMQRIAVPMIGGMISSTLLTLIVIPAIFGLVKGFRLPPAGKPRPPAKSKAIVTKLRIPEPAK, from the coding sequence GTGATCGCACGCGTCATCGCCTGGTCGGCGCGCAACCTGCTGCTGGTGCTGTTCGGTACCGGCTTCGCCGCTGCCGCCGGAATCTACGCGCTCGTCCATCTGCCGCTCGACGCCATCCCCGACCTCTCCGACACGCAGGTCATCGTCTACACGGAGTATCCTGGGCAGGCGCCGCAGGTGATCGAAGACCAGGTCACCTATCCGCTCGCTACCGCGATGCTCACGGTCCCGAAATCCAAGGTCGTGCGCGGATTCTCCTTCTTCGGAGTTTCCTTCGTCTACGTGATCTTCGAGGACGGCACCGACATCTATTGGGCGCGCTCCCGCGTTCTCGAATTCCTCAACAGTGCGACGTCGCGGCTGCCGGCAGGCGTGACGCCGACCATCGGCCCGGACGCGACCGGCGTCGGCTGGGTCTACCAGTACGCGGTGATGTCCAAGGAACTGAATCTGGCCGAGACAAGGACGATTCAGGACTGGAATCTCAAATTCGCGCTCGCGAAGGCCGAGGGCGTCGCGGAGGTCGCGAGCGTCGGCGGCTTCGTCAAGCAGTACAATGTGATCCTCGACGCACAGCGCATGCGAGACCTCGGCATCACCATGCAAAAGGTCCGGGACGCGATCCGCGCCAGCAACGCCGACGTCGGCGGGCGTACCGTCGAGCTGTCGGAGTTCGAATACGTCATCCGCGGAAAGGGCTATCTGAAGAGCATCGACGATCTCGGCAACATCGTCCTCAAGACGGACAAGGGCACGCCCGTGCTGCTGCGGGACGTCTCCCGGGTCGAACTGGGGCCGGACGAGCGGCGCGGCATCACCGAGCTCAACGGCGATGGAGAAGTCGCCAGCGGGATCGTGCTGCAGCGCTTCGGCATGAACGCGCTCGACGTGATCGAGAACGTCAAGAAGCGGTTCAAGGAGATCGCCACCAGCCTTCCGAAGTCGGTCGAGGTCGTTCCTGTCTACGACCGGTCGAACCTGATCTACGCCGCCATCGATACGCTCAAGCACACGCTGGTCGAGGAAAGCGTGGTCGTCGCGCTGGTGTGCATCGTCTTCCTGCTGCACGTCCGCAGCGCGCTCGTCGCCATCCTGATGCTGCCAGTCGGCGTGCTGATGGCCTTTGGCGCGATGAAGCTGCTCGGAATCGGCTCCAACATCATGAGTCTCGGCGGCATCGCGATTGCGATCGGCGCCATGGTCGATGCCGCTATCGTCATGATCGAGAACGCCCACAAACACCTGGAGCGCGCCGAGCCCGGCAGGTCGCGGATCGCGATCCTGATCGATGCCGCCTCAGAGGTCGGGCCGGCGCTGTTCTTCAGCCTGCTGATCATCACCGTGTCGTTCATGCCGATCTTCACGCTGGAATCGCAGGAAGGCCGGCTGTTCAGCCCGCTCGCCTTCACCAAGACCTTCGCAATGGCCGCGGCGGCGCTGCTGTCGGTCACACTGGTGCCGGCGCTGATGGTGATCTTCGTCCGGGGACGGATCGTTCCCGAGCACAGAAACCCGCTCAACCGGTTGCTGATCTGGATCTACCGCCCGGTTATCAAGGGCGTGCTGCGCGCGAAGACCCTCGTCGTCCTGATCGCGATCGGAGTGCTCGCCGTCACGATCTGGCCCGCACGTCAGCTCGGCACCGAGTTCATGCCGAACCTCAACGAAGGCACGCTGCTCTACATGCCGACGACGCTGCCCGGCATCTCGGTCACCAAGGCGGCCGAACTGATGCAGACGCAGGATCGGATCATCAAGTCGTTTCCGGAAGTGGAGTCCGTCTACGGCAAGGCCGGCCGCGCGTCGACGTCGACGGACCCGGCGCCGACCGAGATGTTCGAGACCGTCGTCAATCTCAAACCAAGGAAGCAGTGGCGGCCAGGCCTCACGATAGACGGGCTGATCGCCGAGATGGACAAGGCGCTGCAATTCCCAGGCGTGTCGAACGCGTGGACGATGCCGATCAAGGCGCGCATCGACATGCTCTCGACCGGCATCCGGACCCCCGTCGGCGTCAAGGTCATCGGCACCGATCTCGTCGAGATCGACAGGCTGGCCAAGCAGATCGAGCAGGTGCTGCGGGCGGTGCCCGGGACCTCGTCCGCCTACGCGGAGCGCAGCATCGGCGGCTACTACCTGGAAATCACGCCCGATCGCTCCGCGCTGGCCCGCTACGGAATTATGGTCCAGGACGTCCAGGACACGATCGCGACCGCGCTCGGCGGCCAGGCGGTCACCACCACCGTCGAGGGTCGCCAGCGCTTCACGGTCAACATGCGCTATCCGCGCGATCTCAGGGACAATCCGAAGAAGATCGCAAGCGACATCCTCGTTCCCATGCCGGCCGGCGGTGCGGTCCCGCTCGCCGAAGTCGCGACCGTCCAACTCGCACGCGGTCCGACATCGATACGGACGGAGAACGCACAGCTTGCGACCTACATCTATGTCGACATCCGCGACCGCGACCTCGGCGGCTACGTCACTGAGGCGCAGCGCGCGGTGCAGGCGAGCGTCCAGTTCCCGCCGGGCTATTACGTGGTCTGGAGCGGACAGTATGAATATCTCGAGCGGGCCATGGCCCGTCTGAAGATCGTCGTGCCGGCGACGCTGCTCATCATCTTCCTGCTGCTGTACCTCAATTTCCGCTCGCTCACCGAGACCCTGATCGTGATGCTGTCGTTGCCGTTCGCCCTCGTCGGCGGGCTGTGGCTGATGCGGTGGCTCGGCTTCAGCCTCTCGGTCGCGGTCGCCGTCGGCTTCATTGCGCTTGCCGGCGTGGCCGCCGAGACCGGCGTAGTGATGCTCATCTACCTCAACCAGGCACTTGCCGAGATCAGGGCGCGCTGCGCGCTCGAAGGCCGGGCCATGAGCCGCGGCGACCTCTACGACGCCATCATGGAAGGCGCCGTCGAGCGCGTCCGGCCGAAGATGATGACGGTGGTCGCGATCATGGCCGGCCTGCTTCCGATCATGTGGAGCAGCGGCACAGGGTCGGAGATCATGCAGCGCATTGCAGTGCCGATGATCGGCGGCATGATCTCGTCGACGCTGCTGACGTTGATCGTCATCCCGGCGATCTTCGGGCTGGTCAAGGGCTTCCGTTTGCCTCCTGCGGGCAAACCACGACCGCCGGCGAAGTCGAAAGCGATCGTCACGAAATTGCGAATCCCGGAGCCTGCCAAATGA
- a CDS encoding efflux RND transporter periplasmic adaptor subunit: MSRNRLIGTAAAILAAAGVALFAGSNLPPNVGPLLSAAGAADASAPLYYQDPDGKPLYSPTPKKTEDGRDYVAVPATADTPDQPATMTAAKNSAKAQSDRKVKYYRNPMGLPDTSPVPKKDSMGMDYIPVYEGDDSDDGSIKLSPGKIQRTGVKSEPVVRRLVKSLIRAPGTVQEDERRVSVVALRFEGFVESVANVTTGDHVHKGQPLMNVYSPALSSAAAEYLSAINAGATGKELKGARRRLENLATPEPAIRELERTREILLSIPWLAPQDGEILERNAVNGMRAGPGDVLFRIADHRLVWVLIDVAERDLAQVAVGTKVTVRPRALASQSFGGTVALIYPHLNAATRTARIRIEVPNPDELLRPEMYVDAEIEVGTPGPVLAVPESAVLDSGSRQAVLVDKGEGRFEPREVKLGRRGGGFVEVAQGVSEGEAVVTSANFLIDAESNLKAALKGFSEANEKPAEPAVGSMEARP, from the coding sequence ATGAGCCGCAACCGCCTCATCGGCACTGCTGCTGCGATCCTCGCAGCGGCAGGTGTCGCGCTGTTCGCCGGCAGCAACTTGCCGCCGAACGTCGGCCCCTTGCTGTCCGCTGCCGGTGCAGCGGACGCCAGCGCCCCGCTCTACTATCAGGACCCCGACGGCAAACCGCTTTATTCGCCGACGCCGAAGAAAACCGAGGACGGCCGCGACTATGTCGCCGTGCCGGCGACCGCCGATACGCCCGACCAGCCAGCAACGATGACCGCGGCCAAGAACTCGGCAAAGGCGCAGAGCGATCGCAAAGTCAAATATTACCGCAACCCGATGGGCCTGCCCGACACCTCCCCGGTGCCGAAGAAGGACTCGATGGGGATGGACTACATTCCCGTCTATGAGGGCGACGATAGTGACGACGGCTCAATCAAACTGTCGCCCGGCAAGATCCAGCGCACCGGCGTCAAATCGGAGCCGGTGGTGAGGCGGCTCGTGAAGTCGCTGATCCGGGCGCCAGGGACCGTCCAGGAGGACGAGAGACGCGTCTCGGTGGTCGCGCTGCGCTTCGAGGGATTCGTCGAGAGCGTCGCCAACGTCACGACGGGCGATCACGTCCACAAGGGGCAACCGCTCATGAACGTGTACAGCCCGGCGCTGTCCAGCGCCGCCGCCGAATATCTCTCCGCCATCAACGCCGGCGCGACCGGGAAGGAGCTGAAGGGCGCGCGCCGCAGGTTGGAAAATCTGGCCACCCCGGAGCCGGCCATCAGGGAGCTCGAACGCACCCGGGAAATCTTGCTGTCGATTCCCTGGCTCGCGCCGCAGGACGGCGAGATCCTGGAGCGCAACGCCGTGAACGGCATGCGTGCGGGCCCCGGCGACGTCCTGTTCAGGATCGCCGACCACCGTCTGGTTTGGGTGCTCATCGATGTCGCAGAGCGCGATCTGGCGCAGGTCGCTGTCGGCACGAAGGTAACCGTCAGGCCGCGCGCGCTCGCCAGCCAGAGCTTCGGCGGCACGGTGGCGCTGATCTATCCTCATCTCAACGCAGCGACGCGCACGGCGCGGATTCGGATCGAGGTGCCCAATCCCGATGAACTGCTGCGACCCGAGATGTATGTCGATGCGGAGATCGAGGTCGGCACGCCGGGACCGGTGCTGGCGGTGCCGGAAAGCGCCGTGCTCGACAGCGGAAGCCGCCAGGCCGTCCTGGTCGACAAAGGCGAAGGGCGCTTCGAGCCGCGCGAAGTGAAGCTCGGTCGTCGGGGCGGCGGCTTCGTCGAGGTTGCCCAAGGCGTGTCGGAAGGCGAGGCCGTCGTCACCTCGGCAAACTTCCTGATCGATGCCGAGAGCAATCTGAAGGCTGCACTGAAGGGATTTTCCGAGGCGAACGAGAAACCGGCCGAGCCGGCGGTAGGCAGCATGGAGGCGCGCCCGTGA